A single Lolium perenne isolate Kyuss_39 chromosome 6, Kyuss_2.0, whole genome shotgun sequence DNA region contains:
- the LOC127309958 gene encoding uncharacterized protein: MRAQDDPWFSEYLLRIGNGTKETIGNDYVRLPDEIVIGYTENKKAINRLIEDVFPALHANARSREYMSARAILSIKNEHVDALNDKMISRFPGEEKLYHSFDSIEDDLQNNYTIDFLNSVTPNGLPQHVLRLKVNCPVILLRNLDPHNGLCNGTRLMIRAFQDNAIDAEIVGGQHAGKRVSYLGSLCRLRRTSHFPSNSRENSFPSA, translated from the coding sequence ATGCGGGCACAGGATGATCCTTGGTTTTCCGAATACCTCCTAAGGATCGGCAATGGAACAAAAGAGACTATTGGCAACGACTATGTGCGTCTCCCTGATGAAATTGTGATTGGCTACACCGAGAATAAAAAAGCTATTAACAGGCTCATCGAAGATGTCTTCCCTGCGCTGCATGCCAATGCTAGATCGAGAGAGTACATGAGTGCACGTGCAATTCTTTCGATCAAAAATGAGCATGTGGATGCTCTAAATGACAAGATGATCTCCAGGTTTCCAGGTGAAGAAAAGTTATACCATAGCTTCGACTCAATCGAGGATGACTTGCAGAATAATTACACAATTGATTTTTTGAACTCAGTCACACCAAATGGATTGCCACAGCATGTTTTGAGATTAAAGGTTAACTGCCCTGTCATTCTACTTCGGAACCTTGACCCTCATAATGGCCTATGCAATGGAACACGACTTATGATCAGAGCCTTCCAGGATAATGCAATCGACGCGGAGATAGTTGGTGGTCAGCATGCTGGAAAGAGGGTGTCATACCTAGGGTCCCTATGTCGCCTTCGGAGAACATCTCACTTCCCTTCAAACTCAAGAGAAAACAGTTTCCCATCCGCCTAA